The Chryseobacterium sp. JV274 sequence GTGTAGAAGAAAGTACCATTAGAAAAATTAAAAGTGAAAAAACGTATAGAATCCCTATTGAAACACTTTTTAAAATATGTGAAGCACGAAAAATTAGTTTATCTGATTTCTTTAAACTTATAAATGAATAGATCCTTACGAGAGTTGGGATTTTTTTATGTCCAAATTTTAAAGGCTTTTTATTTGAAAACTTTAAAATTTCCGTGAAAATACTGATTTAAAACTTTAAAGTTATTTTTATTTTTGTTATTTACGGAAATCCGTAACATTCTTTAATACAAGAATGTTATATTTGATTTTTTGCTAATAAATCTTCATTAATATCAAACAAACACAATAGATTTATGAAAGAAAACTATTTTTTTGAAACCCAAACCATTTCATCAAAAATTAAAGCAAATATAATATCAGAATATTTTCCCAGCTATTGTAATATCATTACAAGCAGATATCTGCCAAAACAGGTACGATATATAGATTTATTCGCAGGTCCTGGTTTTTATGAGGATGGAAATGCGTCTACACCAATTTTAATAGGAAGACATTGTAGCAAAATTGACTTACTTAGGGAAAATGTTAAGCTAGTTTTTAATGATAACTTTTATCATGGAAGCCTAAAAATAAATTTTTATAAAGAATTCCCTACAGGAACATTCAAAAAAAAAGTTCATTTTGGGAAAAGTACAGTTGGGGAAAGTAAAGAGATAACTCAATTTTTGATACAAAATACGCATTCAGGAAATAGAAGAAAATCAAAAAATGATTATCCATCTTTATTATTTATTGATC is a genomic window containing:
- a CDS encoding helix-turn-helix domain-containing protein; translated protein: MTDINEKICSYITKKWLIPWLQEGKSQTSFAKNHGVEESTIRKIKSEKTYRIPIETLFKICEARKISLSDFFKLINE